The Flavobacterium psychrophilum genome includes a region encoding these proteins:
- a CDS encoding anhydro-N-acetylmuramic acid kinase has translation MKENYNVIGVMSGTSLDGVDLAHILFTIQDGTWCFSVNETATIPYTNAWVQRLKSAVDFNESELSLLNKEYTVLLGGIIANFIDANSITGLDAVCSHGHTVLHQPANGFTLQIGNLPEIASLIHQKVVCDFRVQDVQLGGQGAPLVPIGDRLLFSQYRYCLNLGGFSNISFEENGKRIAFDICPVNTVLNFYAEKLGFDYDAGGSIAANGLVISSLLNELNALEFYVQHYPKSLGFEFVKETILPIMERYDYSPNDKLATFTEHIAQQIAIVVKSIGNGELLVTGGGAYNDFLIRRLKQLIPDTVIAIPDDKTIQFKEALIFALLGVLKLRGEVNALCSVTGAYKDHSSGYVYNP, from the coding sequence ATGAAAGAAAACTATAACGTTATAGGAGTAATGTCAGGAACTTCGCTTGACGGCGTTGATCTTGCCCATATTTTATTTACAATTCAGGACGGGACCTGGTGTTTTTCAGTTAACGAAACGGCAACAATTCCCTATACTAATGCCTGGGTACAACGGTTAAAATCTGCTGTAGATTTTAATGAAAGCGAACTTTCGTTACTTAATAAAGAATACACTGTATTGCTTGGCGGTATTATAGCAAACTTTATAGATGCAAATAGTATAACAGGCCTGGACGCTGTCTGTTCTCACGGACATACTGTTTTGCATCAGCCGGCAAATGGATTTACATTGCAGATAGGGAATTTACCTGAAATAGCTTCGCTAATACATCAGAAAGTGGTTTGCGACTTTCGTGTTCAGGATGTGCAGCTGGGAGGGCAGGGGGCACCACTTGTTCCTATTGGTGACAGGTTGTTATTTTCGCAATACCGCTACTGCCTCAACTTGGGCGGTTTTTCTAATATCTCTTTTGAAGAAAATGGCAAACGTATAGCATTTGATATTTGCCCTGTAAACACTGTGCTTAATTTTTATGCTGAAAAACTTGGTTTTGATTATGATGCAGGTGGATCTATAGCTGCCAATGGTCTAGTAATATCATCGTTACTTAACGAACTAAATGCTTTAGAATTTTATGTACAGCACTATCCAAAATCGTTAGGTTTTGAATTTGTAAAAGAAACCATACTGCCAATAATGGAAAGGTATGACTATTCTCCAAACGATAAACTCGCAACCTTTACCGAGCATATAGCACAGCAAATTGCAATTGTTGTAAAAAGTATTGGTAATGGAGAATTGCTTGTTACTGGAGGAGGAGCTTATAATGATTTCCTTATTAGACGATTGAAACAACTTATTCCGGATACGGTAATTGCTATACCGGATGATAAGACGATACAATTTAAAGAGGCACTTATTTTTGCGCTTTTGGGGGTGTTAAAATTGCGGGGAGAAGTAAATGCGCTTTGCAGTGTGACAGGAGCATATAAAGATCATAGCTCGGGTTATGTGTATAACCCTTAA